The following nucleotide sequence is from Gammaproteobacteria bacterium.
TGGACGGGAAACACGGGTTCAGTTTATGCCAGCAGGCCCAAACCCTCACGACCGCACATCAGGGATGCTGTTCGAACACCTCCTCGAGGAATGCCTGCAGCTGCTCCCAGGAACGGTGATCGGCCCTCTCGTTGTAGGCCAGATTGGGAATCCCACGCTTTTCCGCACCGGGCACGGTAAACGCATGCCGAGCACCGCCGTAGAAGGTCATCTGCCAGTCTACGTTTGATTTCTCCATGGCGGCCATAAATGCCGCGACACGCTCGGCAGGGACGAATTCGTCTGCGTTGCCGTGCGCCACCATGACACTCGCGCGTATGGCCTCGGCCTGCGCGTCCGTAGGCACGGGCAGCGAACCGTGAAAACTGGCGACCCCCTTGAGATCGGCCCCGGAGTAAGCCATCTGCATTACGGTCGCTCCCCCGAAGCAATAGCCGATCGCTGCGACACGCGTCGGGTCAACGAATTCGTGCTTGCGCAGGATATCCACCCCCAGCATTGCACGTCTCTGCCACTGTTCGACATTGGACGCGATCTGCTTCATCCAGGCCTTCGCCTCGCTGGCGTGCTCCGTCACGCGACCCTCGCCGTACATGTCCACTGCAAATGCGACATACCCCAGGCGCGCGAGCATCTCCGCGCGGTGGCGGGCATAGTCGTCGAGCCCCCACCATTCATGCACGACGATGACACCTGGCCGGCGCCCCTCGATCGCGTCGTCCCAGGCGAAATAGCCGCGCAACTGCGTATCGCCATCGCGGTATTCCACCGCCTTGACCTGCACCTCGGCCGATGCCGGAACAACGGCGAAGACCAGAAACCAGCATCCCGCAAAAATTAGACGTCTCATACCCGCCCCCCTGTGTGAAGTTTCTCGCGACCGTGAAGATTGTATCAGCTAAATCGGACCCGTTATGGTAGCGCTCCAGGCCACACGACAGGCAATCGCAGTAACAGAAACGACTCCGGAGACCCCAGCATGCGCGAGATCATTCATGTCCGCACCACCAGTAGAGAGGAACTGATCGACATCACGCCACAAGTGGCCGCCATCGCGAGCCGCAGCGGGGTGCGCAATGGTCTGGTTTCGGTCTACGCACAGGGCGCGACGGCCGCGATCATGATTCAGGAAAACTGGGACGAGAGCGTACAGACGGATGTGGTCAATCTGCTGCGGCAGCTCGCCCCGAAGGGTGTCTGGCTCCACGACCGCCAGGACGGCAACGGGGACTCCCATCTCAAGTCGGGCCTTGTCGGTCCGTCCGAGACCGTCCCCCTAATCGACGGAGCGCTGGGATTGTCCCGGTGGCAGAACATCTTCTTCTGCGAATTCGACGGCCCGCGAGGTAGTCGACCCATCGTCTGCACGGTAATCGGAGATGACCGTTAGGCCTAGTACCGTATCATGGACCGCGCATCTCTGCGGATCGACGGGTGCACCGACATTCCCAGCCGGCCAATGACGCGGCGCCTTAATGCCACGGGGAATCCATAACCGATCGATCTGACGATGGAATGTACTCTCTCCATACTCTGGAGTCCTATTTGGTGGGATCTAGAGGAAAATCTACTTGGGCAGAAACCTTCCCGGTGCATTTACGGATTCTGTCCACCTAATAACATATTATGCCATAAAGACATATAAATCATGAAAGAGAAAGTCGGACGAAATGATCCATGCCCCTGTGGCAGTGGAAAGAAATACAAGAAATGCTGTATTTCTAAAGTTACTGAAAATGATGATGATTTAGAAGAATTATACCGCTTTGAGCCCGGTTCATATGGAGATGTTGGTAGCTTTATGCCTTCACTAGCGTGTCTAAAACAAATCAGAAAAGATGAATGGAAATATCATTTTGTTTTAGTAAAGCCTGAGAGCATATATACCGATGAGGACGAAGCAACAAATGAAGCAGAAAAAGACATTTCAGACTCATATGTAGTCAAAGAAATAGGAGGTACGGATGCTAACTTGGCCATGTCCTTAAAGAGCAAAGGATATCTGAATGTGGATAATTACAACATCGTAGGTAGTAAAAAATTTCAGGCATAACATTTGATTCCAGCCGACCTTCGGGTCGCTAGCGCTCTTCTTGTCGGCTGAACCAAGGCGTTAGGCGGCGAATATGCGTCGTCTTTGTCCGTAGGGGGAATACACAAGTATGTACGCCGTTATTCGACATCACAACGTCAAAGGACCCGAAGCCAATGAGCTTGCGCGGCAAG
It contains:
- a CDS encoding SEC-C domain-containing protein produces the protein MKEKVGRNDPCPCGSGKKYKKCCISKVTENDDDLEELYRFEPGSYGDVGSFMPSLACLKQIRKDEWKYHFVLVKPESIYTDEDEATNEAEKDISDSYVVKEIGGTDANLAMSLKSKGYLNVDNYNIVGSKKFQA
- a CDS encoding dienelactone hydrolase family protein, which encodes MRRLIFAGCWFLVFAVVPASAEVQVKAVEYRDGDTQLRGYFAWDDAIEGRRPGVIVVHEWWGLDDYARHRAEMLARLGYVAFAVDMYGEGRVTEHASEAKAWMKQIASNVEQWQRRAMLGVDILRKHEFVDPTRVAAIGYCFGGATVMQMAYSGADLKGVASFHGSLPVPTDAQAEAIRASVMVAHGNADEFVPAERVAAFMAAMEKSNVDWQMTFYGGARHAFTVPGAEKRGIPNLAYNERADHRSWEQLQAFLEEVFEQHP
- a CDS encoding secondary thiamine-phosphate synthase enzyme YjbQ, translated to MREIIHVRTTSREELIDITPQVAAIASRSGVRNGLVSVYAQGATAAIMIQENWDESVQTDVVNLLRQLAPKGVWLHDRQDGNGDSHLKSGLVGPSETVPLIDGALGLSRWQNIFFCEFDGPRGSRPIVCTVIGDDR